A genomic stretch from Penicillium digitatum chromosome 4, complete sequence includes:
- a CDS encoding fungal-specific transcription factor domain-containing protein gives MSEALNQACDACRARKARCKMSTADTCEFCLSRNKLCCFSVVKKRQKRKLAHSDGSPRRPIPELNGTDSRDFVSTKLYIDSLLVDRQASRISMSAKHPDQLTAIFGPNPNISFFPAKRVRSINERLGHDRLEQLLADIRDIVAAKVKATSSIPRSHGLKEHHLQNAQNFPRERLNAHINIYFEMVHPLYPFLCVTTFQRQAASPDLFHFLATDKSFAALFYAVVAIGCLYNEGGSYEAGVGEAWSYFERSLCYFQDLVFFRGSLTAVQALMAMAIFSSTASAFQFEPLMLSEAAVMAQGLGYNRSNGPHEGTQRRTFWVLYFMEKVSCFITGRGSVLQDSNISCAIPDVQESTFDDYDWGFSFLQYARLVSKIHSSLFTISSVNQPASEYNAKVQGFLTELESWRLSAPLRFRAGEPLKPRLLREPLAQMIALMTNYLYFDALLTLSWTLLHFSAIKLGPMRQLDLKRGLMRTARSVLELTKFIEVAPYTPVWMLAVLPLSCLMILFDLVVHNPDHPEASLSLALLDIASGHFSRLEFASNGSLPGSLVAQFAHLARQYVFEKRECRHKMIDMGARDYSCDIQSAVPAGATAMPPPPAELTTAGLPTSNQPAQTLPGLHEQLPLDPGATRMYDSNLLSENDQLFIPSIDDPSYRLEDLELLGIDLKDLFDYPYAMSGGDTVV, from the exons ATGTCGGAAGCACTGAATCAGGCCTGCGACGCATGCCGAGCCCGGAAGGCTCGGTGCA AGATGAGCACTGCAGATACATGTGAATTTTGTTTG TCTCGCAATAAACTATGCTGCTTTAGCGTTGTCAAAAAACGTCAAAAACGCAAGCTCGCCCACTCAG ATGGTTCACCGAGACGTCCCATACCCGAGCTGAACGGGACAGACTCGCGAGATTTCGTTTCCACAAAATTATACATCGACTCGTTGTTGGTTGATCGGCAAGCTTCGCGCATCTCCATGAGCGCGAAACATCCAGATCAA TTGACAGCTATATTTGGCCCGAACCCCAacatctctttttttccggCCAAGAGAGTCCGCTCTATCAATGAAAGGCTCGGCCATGACAGACTAGAACAGCTGCTTGCAGACATTCGCGATATTGTCGCAGCCAAGGTGAAGGCGACAAGTTCGATCCCTCGCTCCCATGGTCTGAAAGAACACCACTTACAGAATGCTCAAAACTTTCCTCGTGAGCGCCTCAACGCACACATAAATA TTTATTTTGAGATGGTTCATCCCTTGTACCCTTTCCTTTGCGTTACCACATTCCAGCGCCAGGCAGCATCCCCTGACCTTTTTCATTTCCTTGCAACTGACAAAAGCTTTGCGGCGCTTTTTTATGCAGTTGTAGCGATTGGTTGCCTGTACAATGAAGGTGGTAGCTACGAGGCGGGCGTTGGCGAGGCATGGTCATACTTCGAACGATCGCTGTGTTATTTTCAGGATCTCGTTTTTTTTCGTGGTTCGCTCACGGCAGTTCAG GCTCTCATGGCTATG GCCATCTTCTCCTCTACTGCATCCGCCTTTCAATTTGAGCCGTTGATGCTCTCAGAGGCTGCAGTAATGGCACAGGGCTTGGGCTACAACCGCTCGAATGGCCCACACGAAGGTACGCAACGACGCACCTTTTGGGTACTTTACTTTATGGAGAAAGTCTCTTGCTTCATAACAGGAAGGGGCTCG GTTCTGCAAGATTCAAATATCAGCTGTGCCATTCCAGACGTGCAAGAATCTACGTTTGATGACTACGATTGGGGGTTCAGCTTTCTGCAATACGCCCGTCTGGTGTCCAAAATTCATAGCAGTCTATTCACAATAAGCTCGGTAAACCAGCCAGCTTCTGAATATAACGCCAAGGTGCAGGGTTTTTTAACAGAGCTAGAGTCTTGGCGTCTTTCTGCTCCTTTGCGTTTTCGCGCCGGAGAGCCGCTCAAGCCTCGTCTGCTGCGCGAGCCACTCGCTCAGATGATCGCGCTAATGACAAATTATCTTTATTTCGACGCGCTTTTAACTCTATCCTGGACCCTGTTGCATTTCAGTGCGATCAAGCTGGGGCCAATGCGACAGCTTGACTTGAAACGAGGGCTGATGAGAACTGCTCGCTCTGTTTTGGAACTAACTAAATTCATTGAAGTTGCCCCCTACACTCCCGTCTG GATGCTCGCGGTGTTGCCGCTGTCATGTTTGATGATCCTCTTCGATCTAGTGGTCCACAACCCGGACCACCCTGAGGCTAGCCTTAGCCTTGCACTCCTCGATATCGCTAGCGGACATTTTAGTCGGCTAGAATTCGCCAGCAATGGCAGTCTGCCCGGCTCTTTGGTTGCACAGTTTGCACATCTTGCACGCCAATATGTATTTGAGAAGAGGGAATGCAGACACAAAATGATCGACATGGGCGCTCGTGATTACTCTTGCGACATTCAGTCTGCGGTGCCGGCTGGGGCAACAGCCATGCCTCCACCACCTGCAGAGTTGACCACCGCTGGTTTGCCAACATCAAATCAACCAGCTCAAACACTGCCTGGCCTACATGAGCAGCTGCCACTCGATCCTGGGGCCACGCGGATGTATGATTCGAATTTGTTAAGTGAAAATGACCAGTTATTCATTCCTTCTATCGACGATCCAAGCTACCGCCTTGAGGACCTCGAGCTGCTAGGAATTGACTTGAAAGACTTGTTCGATTACCCATATGCAATGTCAGGGGGTGACACCGTTGTATGA